In the genome of Nocardia sp. NBC_00416, one region contains:
- a CDS encoding TSUP family transporter: MDVTDWLVLLPAAATAGWVDAVVGGGGLIVLPTLLLVAPGLAPQTALGTNKLSAVAGTAAAAATFARKVPIQWRLLLPAAALAAVTAAAGAAAVSLIDRDLFIPIVLVVLIGVAIFVTARPSIGITLATHRPSRRKVVLVVALAAGLIGAYDGLLGPGTGTFLIITFATLLGTEFVRAAAMAKVINCGSNIGALIYFGATGHVLWALGAAMALANIAGAVVGSRMALERGSEFVRVVLLVVVAAMVIRLGWQQFG; encoded by the coding sequence GTGGATGTGACCGACTGGCTCGTACTACTGCCCGCGGCGGCGACCGCCGGCTGGGTGGACGCCGTGGTGGGCGGGGGCGGTCTGATAGTGCTGCCGACCCTGCTGCTGGTGGCGCCCGGCCTCGCCCCGCAGACGGCGCTGGGCACCAACAAGCTGTCGGCGGTCGCGGGTACCGCCGCGGCGGCGGCCACCTTCGCCCGCAAGGTTCCGATCCAGTGGCGGCTGCTGCTGCCCGCCGCGGCACTGGCGGCCGTCACCGCGGCGGCGGGCGCGGCCGCGGTATCGCTCATCGACCGCGACCTGTTCATCCCGATCGTGCTGGTGGTGCTGATCGGGGTGGCGATCTTCGTGACGGCCCGGCCGTCCATCGGGATCACCCTGGCCACCCATCGGCCGTCGCGGCGCAAGGTCGTGCTGGTGGTCGCGCTCGCCGCCGGACTCATCGGCGCCTACGACGGTCTCCTGGGCCCGGGCACCGGAACCTTTCTCATCATCACGTTCGCGACCCTGCTCGGCACCGAGTTCGTCCGGGCGGCCGCGATGGCCAAGGTGATCAACTGCGGCTCGAATATCGGCGCGCTGATCTATTTCGGCGCCACCGGCCATGTGTTGTGGGCGTTGGGCGCGGCGATGGCACTGGCCAATATCGCGGGCGCGGTGGTGGGTTCGCGGATGGCGCTGGAGCGGGGTTCGGAGTTCGTGCGCGTGGTGCTGCTCGTCGTGGTGGCGGCGATGGTGATCCGGCTGGGCTGGCAGCAATTCGGCTGA
- a CDS encoding TldD/PmbA family protein: protein MDPEFTDLPLAALAEAALSAARAAGAEHADLRVHRLCTQVIRLRDGRVEALTDTVELGFAVRVVVDGTWGFASHAALNRDTAAEVARSAVTVATSLRALNRERVELAAEPRYPDARWVSDYRIDPFTVDSADKVALLRDYSGRLTAADGVDHVTATLLQVKEQTYYADTAGSSIIQQRVRLQPQLEAITVDTASGAFETMRTLAPPVGRGWEYVTGADGIWDWDTELNRIPEWLAEKVKAPSVQAGPTDLVIDPTNLWLTIHESIGHATEYDRAIGYESAYAGTSFATPDLLGTLRYGTPIMHVTADRVQRHGLATVGFDDDGVAGQRWDLVRDGVLVGYQLDRVFAPRLGLDRSNGCAYADSPHHVPIQRMANVSLQPDPDTDTSTEELISRVDNGIYIVGDKSWSIDMQRYNFQFTGQRFFRIRDGRLDGQLRDVAYQATTTDFWGSMEAVGGRSTWQLGGAFNCGKAQPGQVAAVSHGCPSVLVRGVNVLNTRTEAGR from the coding sequence ATAGATCCGGAATTCACGGACCTCCCGCTGGCGGCGCTGGCGGAGGCGGCGCTGTCCGCGGCCCGCGCGGCCGGCGCCGAACACGCGGACCTGCGGGTGCATCGATTGTGTACGCAGGTGATCCGATTGCGCGACGGCCGCGTGGAGGCGTTGACCGATACCGTCGAACTCGGTTTCGCGGTGCGGGTCGTCGTCGACGGCACCTGGGGTTTCGCCTCGCACGCGGCCCTGAACCGGGATACCGCGGCCGAGGTGGCGCGGTCGGCGGTGACCGTGGCGACCAGCCTGCGTGCACTGAACCGGGAACGCGTCGAACTCGCGGCCGAACCCCGCTACCCCGACGCCCGCTGGGTGTCGGACTACCGGATCGACCCGTTCACCGTCGACTCGGCGGACAAAGTGGCGCTGCTGCGGGACTATTCGGGGCGGCTGACGGCCGCCGACGGCGTCGATCACGTGACCGCGACATTGCTGCAGGTCAAGGAGCAGACTTACTACGCCGACACCGCCGGATCCTCGATCATCCAGCAACGGGTGCGCCTGCAGCCGCAACTGGAGGCGATCACCGTCGATACCGCGTCGGGCGCCTTCGAGACCATGCGGACCCTGGCGCCGCCGGTCGGGCGAGGCTGGGAATACGTCACCGGCGCGGACGGGATCTGGGACTGGGATACCGAATTGAACCGGATCCCGGAGTGGCTCGCCGAGAAGGTGAAGGCCCCGAGCGTGCAGGCGGGCCCGACCGATCTGGTGATCGACCCCACGAACCTGTGGCTCACCATCCACGAGTCCATCGGCCACGCCACCGAGTACGACCGTGCCATCGGATACGAATCCGCCTATGCCGGAACCTCGTTCGCGACACCCGACCTGCTCGGCACGCTGCGGTACGGAACACCGATCATGCATGTCACCGCGGACCGGGTACAGCGGCACGGACTGGCCACCGTAGGTTTCGACGACGACGGGGTGGCCGGGCAACGCTGGGATCTGGTGCGCGACGGGGTGCTGGTGGGCTATCAGCTGGACCGGGTGTTCGCGCCCCGGCTGGGCCTGGATCGGTCCAACGGCTGCGCGTACGCCGACTCCCCGCATCATGTGCCGATCCAGCGGATGGCCAATGTCTCGCTGCAACCCGATCCCGATACCGACACCAGTACCGAGGAACTGATCTCGCGCGTGGACAACGGGATCTACATCGTCGGGGACAAGAGCTGGTCGATCGATATGCAGCGCTACAACTTCCAGTTCACCGGTCAACGTTTCTTCCGGATCCGCGACGGCCGCCTGGACGGCCAGCTGCGCGATGTCGCCTACCAGGCGACCACGACGGACTTCTGGGGGTCGATGGAGGCGGTCGGCGGTCGGTCGACCTGGCAGCTGGGCGGTGCGTTCAACTGCGGGAAAGCGCAACCCGGCCAGGTCGCGGCGGTCAGTCACGGCTGTCCGTCGGTGCTGGTGCGCGGCGTCAACGTGCTCAACACCCGGACGGAGGCGGGGCGATGA
- a CDS encoding metallopeptidase TldD-related protein, producing MLPAGAVVERALGLSRADEAIVIVTDEYEASLRWAGNSMTTNGASVARRWSVISVFRDGPRSARVGSVASTSVDSADIEAVVRASEEAARSAEPARDAMPLLDAQSVPAATEWEQGPDATGIEVFTDLAADLATGFDGADRLYGFAHHQVPTTWLGTSTGVRRRYTQPTGSVEINGKRGAGADLASAWVGVGTTDFADVDTPGLLAELSRRLDWSARRVELPAGRYETLLPPSTVADLLIYMYWSMEGRGAQEGHTAFAAAGGTRIGEKLSDIPLTLSSDPDAPGLQCLPFVAVQASSETVSVFDNGMSAQRVDWLRDGAITDLVYSRATAADYDASPTVPVQNLLLTGGSSATLDEMIARTERGLLLTTLWYIREVDPATLLLTGLTRDGVYLVENGEVTAAVNNFRFNESPLDLLRRVSEAGATQHTLPREWKDWFTRTAMPPLRVPDFHMSSVSQAT from the coding sequence GTGCTGCCCGCGGGCGCGGTGGTCGAGCGGGCGCTCGGCCTGTCCCGGGCCGACGAGGCGATCGTGATCGTCACCGACGAATATGAGGCGTCGCTGCGCTGGGCCGGTAATTCGATGACCACCAATGGCGCTTCGGTAGCACGCCGGTGGTCGGTGATCTCGGTGTTCCGGGACGGGCCGCGCTCGGCGCGGGTCGGCAGCGTGGCCTCGACGAGCGTGGATTCCGCCGATATCGAGGCGGTCGTGCGTGCCAGTGAGGAGGCCGCCCGATCCGCCGAACCCGCCCGCGACGCGATGCCGTTGCTGGACGCGCAGTCCGTTCCGGCGGCAACGGAGTGGGAGCAGGGTCCGGACGCCACCGGGATCGAGGTGTTCACCGATCTGGCCGCGGATCTGGCCACCGGATTCGACGGCGCCGACCGCCTCTACGGTTTCGCGCACCATCAGGTGCCCACCACCTGGCTCGGCACGTCCACAGGTGTGCGGCGGCGTTACACCCAGCCGACGGGGTCGGTGGAGATCAACGGGAAGCGCGGCGCGGGCGCCGACCTGGCCAGCGCCTGGGTGGGCGTCGGCACCACCGACTTCGCCGATGTGGACACGCCCGGTCTGCTCGCGGAGCTGTCCCGGCGGCTGGACTGGTCCGCACGCCGGGTCGAACTGCCCGCCGGACGCTACGAAACCCTGCTGCCCCCGTCCACCGTCGCCGATCTGCTCATCTACATGTACTGGTCGATGGAGGGCCGGGGCGCACAGGAGGGGCATACCGCGTTCGCCGCCGCGGGCGGGACCCGGATCGGCGAGAAACTCAGCGATATACCGCTGACCCTGTCCTCGGACCCCGACGCCCCGGGGCTGCAGTGTCTGCCGTTCGTGGCCGTGCAGGCTTCGTCGGAGACGGTGTCGGTCTTCGACAACGGCATGTCGGCCCAGCGAGTGGACTGGCTGCGCGACGGCGCGATCACCGATCTGGTGTATTCCCGCGCCACCGCCGCCGACTACGACGCCTCCCCCACCGTCCCGGTGCAGAATCTCCTGCTCACCGGTGGTTCGTCGGCGACGTTGGACGAGATGATCGCCCGCACCGAGCGCGGACTGCTGCTCACCACGCTCTGGTACATCCGCGAGGTCGACCCGGCCACGCTGCTGCTCACCGGGCTCACCCGCGACGGGGTCTATCTGGTCGAGAACGGTGAGGTCACCGCGGCGGTGAACAATTTCCGTTTCAACGAGAGCCCGCTGGACCTGCTGCGCCGCGTCAGTGAAGCCGGCGCGACGCAGCACACCTTGCCCCGGGAGTGGAAGGACTGGTTCACCCGGACGGCGATGCCGCCGCTGCGGGTCCCCGATTTCCACATGTCCTCGGTCAGCCAGGCGACCTGA
- the map gene encoding type I methionyl aminopeptidase: protein MVELKTPEEIERMRVAGAFVAEILAEVGATAAVGVNLLELEMIVREKIRRRGAQSCYWDYAPSFGRGPFRNTICLSVNDAVLHGLPFDYTLRDGDVLSMDLALSIDGWVADAARTVIVGTPDAEDQRLVRATEEALDAAIAAATPGNRIGDISAAISAVAHAHGYPVNTEFGGHGLGRTMHEDPHVSNAGRAGRGFRLQPGLTLALEPWFARTTDRIVTDPDGWTIRSADGSRTAHSEHTVAVTADGARVLTVV, encoded by the coding sequence ATGGTGGAGCTGAAGACGCCCGAAGAGATCGAACGAATGCGCGTCGCGGGGGCGTTCGTGGCCGAGATCCTGGCGGAGGTGGGCGCGACGGCCGCGGTGGGGGTGAACCTGCTCGAGCTGGAGATGATCGTGCGGGAGAAGATCCGGCGGCGTGGCGCGCAGTCGTGCTACTGGGACTACGCGCCCTCGTTCGGTCGCGGTCCTTTCCGGAACACGATCTGCCTCTCGGTGAACGACGCGGTACTGCACGGGCTCCCGTTCGATTACACGCTGCGCGACGGCGATGTGCTGAGTATGGATCTGGCGCTGAGTATCGACGGCTGGGTGGCCGATGCCGCGCGCACCGTGATCGTCGGCACGCCGGACGCCGAGGATCAGCGGCTGGTACGGGCCACCGAGGAAGCCCTCGACGCGGCGATCGCGGCCGCGACACCCGGGAACCGGATCGGCGATATCTCCGCGGCGATCAGCGCGGTCGCCCACGCCCACGGGTACCCGGTCAACACCGAATTCGGCGGGCACGGACTCGGCCGCACCATGCACGAGGACCCGCATGTGTCCAACGCCGGACGGGCGGGCCGCGGCTTCCGGCTGCAGCCGGGCCTGACCCTCGCTCTCGAACCCTGGTTCGCCCGGACGACCGACCGGATCGTGACCGACCCCGACGGCTGGACGATCCGTTCCGCGGACGGTTCCCGCACCGCGCACTCCGAGCACACCGTCGCCGTCACCGCCGACGGTGCGCGGGTCCTCACCGTGGTCTGA
- a CDS encoding helix-turn-helix transcriptional regulator, with protein MVRLPLTPTQIDSGRRLGVRLRTARAERDLADVARAAGISPETLRKIETGRLPSPGFGTVVSLSRVLELPLEELAGIWTADNLAESA; from the coding sequence ATGGTCCGCCTCCCCCTGACCCCTACTCAGATCGATTCCGGCCGCCGCCTCGGAGTCCGGCTGCGAACAGCCCGTGCCGAACGAGACCTCGCCGACGTGGCCCGCGCGGCGGGTATCTCCCCCGAGACGCTGCGCAAGATCGAGACCGGCCGACTGCCCTCCCCGGGGTTCGGCACGGTGGTCTCCCTCAGCCGCGTACTCGAACTCCCCCTGGAGGAACTCGCCGGGATCTGGACAGCCGACAACCTCGCCGAATCCGCCTGA
- a CDS encoding polysaccharide deacetylase family protein, giving the protein MDRRSMLSMMAAGTVVALTGCTSAQGESAVTEVSDAPVAAAPPPVRQPLLPPPPGGPRTPIPPSTLTALPGPGSSMALTVDDGVSPEVVGGYLRFAKDTGARFTFFVTACYDSWHIHRDELRPLVDAGQIQLANHTWAHADLTTLAESAVADELSRCKLFLHNTFGVTGAPYYRPPFGRHNDTVDRIAADLGYTVPAMWYGSLSDSGLITEQYLLECAHKYFNPQTIVIGHANFPPVTHCYGQLVDIIRARNLSLVTLDDVLTVI; this is encoded by the coding sequence ATGGACAGGCGTTCGATGTTGTCGATGATGGCCGCGGGCACCGTCGTGGCGTTGACCGGCTGTACCTCGGCTCAGGGCGAGTCGGCGGTCACGGAGGTTTCGGACGCTCCGGTAGCGGCGGCCCCGCCCCCGGTGCGGCAGCCGCTGCTCCCGCCGCCTCCGGGCGGCCCGCGTACCCCGATTCCGCCGTCCACCCTCACCGCGCTCCCGGGTCCGGGTAGCAGTATGGCGCTGACGGTGGACGACGGCGTGAGCCCGGAGGTCGTCGGCGGCTACCTACGGTTCGCGAAGGACACCGGCGCGCGATTCACCTTCTTCGTCACCGCCTGCTACGACTCCTGGCATATCCACCGGGACGAACTGCGCCCCTTGGTGGACGCGGGTCAGATCCAGCTCGCCAATCACACCTGGGCGCACGCCGACCTCACCACTCTCGCGGAATCGGCGGTGGCCGACGAACTGTCGCGCTGTAAGTTGTTCTTGCACAATACTTTCGGTGTCACCGGTGCGCCCTATTATCGTCCGCCGTTCGGACGGCACAACGACACGGTGGATCGGATCGCCGCCGACCTGGGCTACACCGTGCCGGCCATGTGGTACGGCTCGCTGTCGGACTCCGGCCTGATCACCGAGCAGTACCTGCTGGAATGTGCGCACAAGTACTTCAACCCGCAGACGATCGTGATCGGGCACGCGAATTTTCCGCCCGTCACTCATTGCTACGGACAGTTGGTCGACATCATCCGCGCCCGGAACTTGTCGCTGGTGACACTCGACGATGTACTCACCGTCATCTGA
- a CDS encoding MmcQ/YjbR family DNA-binding protein, translated as MTRDEVLELCTGFPAAIEDYPFGDGVAVFKVGGRMFALVGLDGARGTVNLKCDPALALELRARHRSVRPGYHQNKRHWNTVELDGSLDDDELREMIDHSYDLVLRGLSKAVRSRLADNS; from the coding sequence ATGACTCGGGACGAGGTGCTCGAGCTGTGCACCGGATTTCCCGCGGCGATCGAGGACTATCCGTTCGGCGACGGTGTCGCCGTATTCAAAGTCGGCGGGCGGATGTTCGCGCTCGTCGGTCTCGACGGTGCGCGGGGCACCGTGAATCTGAAATGCGACCCCGCGCTGGCGCTGGAGTTGCGGGCCCGTCATCGGTCGGTCCGGCCCGGCTACCACCAGAACAAACGTCACTGGAATACGGTCGAGCTCGACGGCTCCCTCGATGACGACGAGCTCCGCGAGATGATCGACCATTCCTATGATCTGGTCCTGCGGGGGCTGTCGAAAGCAGTGCGTTCACGTCTCGCGGACAACTCGTAG
- a CDS encoding VWA domain-containing protein, which translates to MLAPRSFRRGADSVVRRPDAVPTAYARHPVETGRGARSATSRFLPATQRIESSRRVPLSPDFRRKVADVDHAPDQRPECSADDHRSRHLGRRGGRDPTLVLFFTDGGFREKAKISALVREASALPAFWQFVGLGDADCGILCNLDTMTGRRIDNAGFFTADDIDAMTDADLYRRLLGEFPDWLRAARSAGIVT; encoded by the coding sequence ATGCTCGCACCCCGATCCTTTCGCCGCGGCGCCGATTCCGTCGTCCGCCGCCCCGACGCTGTTCCGACAGCGTACGCCCGCCACCCGGTGGAAACGGGGCGCGGGGCGCGATCGGCGACGAGCCGATTTCTGCCGGCTACGCAACGAATCGAGTCATCTCGACGAGTGCCCCTCAGCCCCGATTTTCGCCGGAAGGTAGCCGACGTCGACCACGCACCTGATCAAAGGCCAGAATGCTCGGCTGATGACCACCGATCTCGTCATCTCGGTCGACGCGGCGGCCGGGATCCGACGCTGGTGCTCTTCTTCACCGACGGCGGATTTCGCGAGAAAGCCAAGATCAGCGCACTCGTGCGCGAGGCCTCGGCACTGCCCGCCTTCTGGCAGTTCGTCGGTCTCGGCGACGCCGATTGCGGAATTCTCTGCAATCTGGACACCATGACCGGACGCCGAATCGACAACGCCGGATTCTTCACCGCCGACGATATCGACGCCATGACCGACGCCGACCTCTACCGTCGGCTACTCGGCGAATTCCCCGACTGGCTCCGCGCCGCGCGGAGCGCGGGAATCGTGACGTGA
- a CDS encoding NADP-dependent oxidoreductase, producing MRAVIAGEYGSPAVLSVEDVPVPRPGPGQLLVAVRAAALNPADLRTLSGVMKDVAPLSFPHIPGSDFAGTVAELGAGVTRFAVDDEVFGVGLARATAAMAAMLSTPPSLTTGTMAEYAVFEADTPALTHRPRGLAADHAATLPIPGLTAAALVRAGRFAPGERVLVIGAAGGVGGAAVPLLTAARLHVIATALPEDQGYLRALGAAETIDYRAVDTVAETLRRYPRGVDVVVNLALPGPALVAVADVLGPGGRLLNAAFPSPDPADFERADIAVETVLSRARAGDLDQLAAQAIAGTLPSTIGRRFSLEEAPLAYAELLSAHVRGKIIVAE from the coding sequence ATGCGCGCTGTGATTGCCGGGGAGTACGGATCACCGGCGGTGCTGTCCGTCGAGGATGTCCCGGTACCGCGACCGGGACCCGGACAGCTGCTGGTCGCGGTGCGTGCGGCGGCGCTCAACCCCGCCGATCTGCGCACGCTGAGCGGTGTGATGAAAGACGTGGCGCCGTTGTCATTTCCCCATATACCGGGCAGTGATTTCGCGGGCACGGTGGCCGAGCTCGGCGCCGGTGTCACCCGCTTCGCGGTCGACGACGAAGTGTTCGGTGTGGGACTGGCCCGCGCGACAGCGGCGATGGCGGCGATGTTGTCCACTCCGCCGTCGCTGACCACGGGCACGATGGCCGAGTACGCCGTATTCGAGGCGGACACCCCCGCGCTCACGCACCGGCCGCGCGGACTGGCCGCGGACCACGCGGCCACTCTGCCGATCCCTGGGCTGACCGCCGCGGCGCTGGTGCGCGCGGGCCGTTTCGCGCCCGGCGAACGGGTGCTGGTGATCGGCGCCGCAGGCGGCGTGGGCGGCGCGGCGGTTCCGCTGCTGACGGCGGCGCGACTCCACGTGATCGCGACCGCGCTGCCCGAAGACCAGGGCTATCTGCGAGCTCTGGGTGCTGCCGAGACGATCGACTACCGAGCCGTCGACACCGTCGCCGAAACCTTGCGGCGGTATCCGCGCGGAGTGGACGTGGTCGTGAACCTGGCGCTACCCGGCCCCGCGCTCGTCGCGGTCGCCGATGTACTCGGGCCGGGTGGGCGGCTTCTCAACGCCGCGTTCCCCAGCCCCGACCCGGCTGATTTCGAACGCGCGGATATCGCCGTGGAGACGGTGCTGAGCCGCGCACGCGCAGGGGACTTGGATCAGTTGGCGGCGCAGGCGATAGCCGGAACTCTGCCGTCCACCATCGGTCGGCGGTTCTCCCTGGAGGAAGCGCCGCTGGCCTATGCCGAGCTCTTGTCTGCCCACGTCCGAGGCAAGATCATCGTCGCCGAGTAG
- a CDS encoding TetR/AcrR family transcriptional regulator: MPRADAARNRSLVIDAAAVELAERGIEVSIARIAARAGVAKGTVFNHFPTKEDLIAAIFADQLAALSATGEALLTQPDPERALLEFIIAGAELQAGDRSLCAATARDHPAVRAAADRLADIAERLTAQARQTGAIRPDITGRDIVLLLGAPAVVASPLAGARPDLWRRYLHLILDALRPETARPLPVAAPTSEDFTLASNIHGVGSP, from the coding sequence ATGCCCCGCGCCGACGCCGCCCGCAATCGCAGCCTCGTCATCGATGCGGCTGCCGTGGAACTGGCCGAGCGCGGGATAGAGGTCTCGATCGCACGGATCGCGGCACGGGCCGGAGTCGCCAAGGGCACCGTCTTCAATCATTTCCCCACCAAGGAAGACCTGATCGCGGCCATCTTCGCCGATCAGTTGGCCGCATTGTCGGCCACCGGGGAGGCTCTGCTGACCCAACCCGACCCAGAGCGGGCTCTACTCGAATTCATCATCGCCGGCGCCGAATTACAGGCCGGCGATCGCTCGCTCTGCGCGGCCACCGCGCGCGACCACCCGGCCGTGCGGGCGGCGGCCGACCGACTGGCCGATATCGCCGAGCGCCTCACCGCACAGGCTCGGCAGACCGGCGCGATCCGACCGGATATCACCGGCCGCGATATCGTCCTGCTACTCGGAGCTCCCGCCGTTGTCGCCAGCCCGCTCGCCGGCGCGCGACCGGACCTCTGGCGTCGCTACCTGCACCTGATCCTCGATGCATTGCGCCCGGAAACCGCCCGGCCCCTGCCTGTCGCTGCGCCGACGAGCGAGGATTTCACCCTCGCGTCGAACATTCACGGGGTCGGTTCGCCATAA
- a CDS encoding MerR family transcriptional regulator has protein sequence MRIGELSHRTGVPERLLRYYEQRGLLDPVRRPGGFRDYRDSDIDTVRRIRKLLAAGLNTATIAAVLPCLRADEQRLVPTCPDLLADLRRERARITAAIADLEGSRTILDAVIDAAPGDIADGADRATAVGGRPRRFAPTYGEPTP, from the coding sequence ATGCGAATCGGAGAACTGTCCCACCGCACGGGCGTACCGGAACGGCTGCTGCGTTACTACGAGCAGCGGGGACTGCTCGACCCGGTGCGCAGGCCGGGCGGCTTCCGCGATTACCGTGACAGCGATATCGATACCGTGCGCCGGATCCGCAAGCTGCTGGCGGCCGGGCTCAATACGGCGACCATCGCCGCGGTGTTGCCCTGTCTGCGCGCCGACGAACAACGGCTGGTCCCCACCTGCCCGGACCTGCTCGCAGACCTACGGCGGGAGCGCGCCCGCATCACCGCCGCCATCGCCGATCTGGAAGGGTCGCGCACAATTCTGGACGCGGTGATCGATGCCGCTCCGGGAGATATCGCTGACGGCGCCGACCGCGCCACGGCCGTCGGCGGTCGCCCCCGCCGATTCGCACCAACTTATGGCGAACCGACCCCGTGA
- a CDS encoding MFS transporter → MRNGYAILGSLCAGVFVVGTSEYSVAGLLPQLGASLGVSVGTAGQAVTAYALGVVIGGPLVAIATARLPRKGLAAGLMVLFAVGSAISAWAPTFALLLAGRVVSSLSHAAFLAVALVMAAQVVPADRVGRAIAAVASGFTVATLLGVPLGSLLGEWAGWRAPFVVLTVSALATAALLVVMLPKQPAPSTSIREELRVVTRRPVLLSIATTAVGFAGVATVFTYIAPALTALSGFSAPVVSALLFVYGVGSFAGNLAAGRLTDRSLSATVRGVFGGLAGVLAMFPIAIVWQPSAVLIVLLLGLLATATIAPLQGLILQYAGTAPTFAVTVNVGAFNLGAAAGSVLGGAIVAAGGLRWIGFAAAALSVAGLGLSYPAIPNTPRPAQTAATEPVTA, encoded by the coding sequence ATGAGGAACGGTTACGCGATCTTGGGGTCGCTGTGCGCCGGCGTTTTCGTCGTCGGCACATCGGAGTATTCGGTCGCCGGCTTGCTACCGCAGCTCGGCGCTTCGCTGGGGGTTTCGGTCGGCACAGCCGGTCAGGCGGTGACCGCGTACGCGCTGGGCGTGGTGATCGGCGGGCCGCTGGTCGCGATCGCCACCGCCCGGCTGCCGCGCAAGGGCCTGGCAGCGGGGCTGATGGTGCTGTTCGCGGTCGGAAGCGCGATCAGCGCCTGGGCGCCGACATTCGCTCTTCTGCTGGCGGGGCGGGTGGTCTCGTCGCTGAGTCATGCGGCCTTCCTGGCGGTCGCGTTGGTGATGGCCGCTCAGGTGGTGCCCGCCGACCGGGTGGGACGGGCGATCGCGGCGGTGGCGTCCGGATTCACCGTCGCCACACTGTTGGGGGTCCCGCTGGGATCCCTGCTGGGCGAGTGGGCCGGGTGGCGAGCCCCGTTCGTGGTGTTGACGGTGTCGGCACTGGCGACCGCTGCTCTCCTGGTCGTCATGCTGCCGAAGCAGCCCGCGCCGAGCACCAGTATCCGGGAAGAACTGCGGGTGGTGACGCGACGCCCGGTCCTGCTGTCGATCGCGACGACTGCGGTCGGATTCGCCGGCGTAGCCACGGTATTCACCTATATCGCGCCGGCCCTGACCGCGCTCTCCGGATTCTCCGCGCCCGTGGTGTCGGCGCTGCTGTTCGTTTACGGGGTCGGCAGTTTCGCCGGAAACCTGGCGGCGGGACGACTGACCGACCGGTCGTTGAGCGCGACCGTACGCGGCGTCTTCGGCGGGCTGGCCGGGGTTCTTGCCATGTTCCCGATCGCCATCGTGTGGCAGCCTTCGGCCGTACTGATCGTGCTGCTCCTGGGCTTACTGGCGACGGCGACGATCGCGCCGTTGCAGGGCCTGATTCTGCAATACGCGGGCACCGCCCCCACGTTCGCGGTCACGGTGAACGTGGGGGCGTTCAATCTCGGCGCCGCGGCGGGATCGGTGCTGGGCGGTGCGATAGTCGCCGCGGGCGGACTGCGCTGGATCGGTTTCGCCGCGGCCGCACTGAGCGTGGCCGGGCTCGGGCTGTCCTATCCGGCCATCCCGAATACCCCCCGGCCCGCGCAGACCGCGGCGACGGAACCTGTCACCGCCTGA
- a CDS encoding alpha/beta fold hydrolase → MVIVPGALVTVDTYLELAELLAPDYRVIVVERRGYSPSGNGPRPAEFAAQAADLAAVLAAVGEPAFVFGHSAGGLVTLDATHRDPSMVRRLALYEPPAALAGPPLTPTLEQIRQHMADGRPADAIIEFFTAITVPVPPRAALQPLADALAFRASGLVTDLECLTAMDPDITSWSAIELPTLLLAGEITDPYGTDSVELLQATLPNARTVTLPSQRHHPDDIGAVAGALRGFFR, encoded by the coding sequence GTGGTGATCGTCCCCGGCGCGCTGGTCACCGTGGACACGTATCTGGAGCTGGCCGAGCTGCTGGCTCCGGATTACCGGGTCATCGTGGTCGAGCGACGTGGATACAGTCCGAGCGGAAACGGCCCGCGCCCAGCCGAGTTCGCCGCGCAGGCCGCCGATCTGGCGGCGGTCCTTGCCGCAGTCGGTGAACCCGCTTTCGTCTTCGGGCATTCAGCGGGTGGCCTGGTCACTTTGGATGCGACGCATCGGGATCCGTCGATGGTGCGGCGTCTCGCGCTGTACGAGCCCCCGGCCGCGCTCGCCGGCCCCCCGTTGACGCCGACGCTCGAGCAGATCCGGCAGCATATGGCCGACGGGCGGCCCGCCGACGCGATCATCGAATTCTTCACCGCCATCACCGTTCCCGTCCCTCCCCGCGCGGCACTGCAACCGCTCGCGGACGCTCTCGCTTTCCGCGCGTCCGGGTTGGTCACCGACCTCGAATGCCTGACGGCCATGGACCCCGACATCACCTCGTGGTCGGCGATCGAATTGCCCACCCTGCTGCTCGCGGGCGAGATCACCGACCCCTACGGCACCGACAGCGTCGAACTACTCCAGGCAACGCTGCCCAATGCCCGCACCGTGACCTTGCCCTCACAACGGCACCACCCCGACGACATCGGCGCGGTGGCCGGCGCGCTGCGCGGAT